One Bacteroidota bacterium genomic window carries:
- a CDS encoding RNA-directed DNA polymerase, with translation MDSKEIYAKITDPKNIERAFVYARNERQKDFFFDPTEIDWAIANKEAIISSILEDLKDPKAYSQKTSFAYFPPKTNICHRRMIFIPFKDLVIRYAFVTVLADLLDFQLAEHCFSNRRAKGKDGKENLLQNFAVDSWPRFVDWQKEMSAKHKFMLKTDISSFYDSVSHKYLVKKVADSIGIKTNSGVIKLFEKILKVNVATYDHRPDSQRNPETMRQGLVIGCGTDGFLANIYLKEVDELMATKKVVFGRYTDDMKIFANDKKELDDAILLLQKALLTLGLNLNSGKTKLASSDKEKNEISSKYVDIYDYADETDEEQNDRFSEYLDNHFSDVRQFQSLKEIENDGDAKDFCKFLSTQSNKKKKKVKITGRTLWQVEALGNIFMNFAGASKHASWLIVQSSFFAGVDEKVSKRAVEILAETLLNPKMNSYTRYRILHYLTKSENKNNNHKPYIYSFLPHDRDWFIDLCKQFLSEPAIECNIIAIQTLKTLGFGKDEISQLVGKHCIKPLAQPIQNALLHISEKTKVPVPEIVGIDVTEMEDFSGYF, from the coding sequence ATGGACAGCAAAGAGATTTACGCAAAAATTACAGACCCGAAAAACATCGAGAGAGCTTTCGTTTATGCACGCAACGAAAGACAGAAGGATTTCTTCTTCGACCCGACTGAAATCGATTGGGCTATAGCGAACAAGGAGGCTATTATCAGTTCGATTTTGGAAGACCTGAAAGACCCCAAAGCCTACTCCCAGAAAACTTCCTTTGCGTATTTTCCTCCAAAAACCAACATCTGCCACAGAAGAATGATCTTCATTCCTTTTAAAGACCTGGTCATCAGATACGCATTTGTTACTGTTCTTGCAGATCTTCTCGATTTTCAACTCGCCGAACACTGTTTCTCGAACCGCAGAGCCAAAGGAAAAGACGGGAAGGAAAATCTTCTGCAAAACTTCGCTGTCGATTCCTGGCCCCGCTTCGTTGACTGGCAAAAAGAGATGTCGGCTAAACATAAATTTATGTTAAAAACTGATATTTCCTCTTTCTACGATTCCGTTTCACACAAATATCTTGTAAAAAAGGTTGCCGATTCGATTGGCATCAAGACAAACTCGGGTGTTATAAAACTTTTCGAAAAGATACTGAAAGTCAATGTCGCCACATATGATCACAGACCGGATTCCCAGAGAAATCCCGAAACAATGCGACAAGGGCTCGTCATCGGTTGCGGTACCGACGGGTTTCTCGCGAACATCTACCTGAAAGAAGTGGATGAACTGATGGCGACAAAAAAGGTGGTTTTCGGCAGATATACCGATGACATGAAGATTTTTGCAAACGATAAAAAAGAACTTGATGATGCAATCCTTCTTCTGCAAAAAGCTCTTCTCACTCTGGGACTCAATCTCAACTCAGGAAAGACAAAGCTGGCTTCAAGTGATAAAGAGAAAAATGAAATTTCTTCCAAATATGTGGACATCTACGACTACGCAGATGAAACAGACGAAGAACAAAATGACAGGTTCAGTGAATACCTCGATAATCATTTTTCAGATGTCAGGCAGTTTCAATCACTGAAAGAAATCGAAAATGACGGCGATGCCAAGGACTTCTGCAAATTTCTGTCAACTCAGTCGAATAAAAAGAAGAAAAAAGTCAAAATAACAGGCAGAACTCTATGGCAGGTGGAGGCTTTGGGAAATATATTCATGAATTTTGCAGGCGCATCCAAACATGCGTCATGGCTGATCGTTCAATCCTCTTTCTTCGCAGGTGTGGATGAAAAAGTATCCAAACGGGCAGTCGAAATTCTTGCAGAGACACTTCTCAATCCAAAAATGAACTCCTACACCCGTTACAGAATCCTCCATTACCTCACCAAATCTGAAAACAAAAACAACAACCACAAGCCATACATCTACAGTTTCCTCCCTCATGACCGCGACTGGTTTATCGATCTCTGCAAACAATTTCTTTCAGAACCCGCGATCGAATGTAATATTATCGCCATTCAAACATTAAAAACTCTCGGCTTTGGCAAAGATGAAATTTCACAGTTGGTCGGGAAGCATTGCATAAAACCGCTCGCTCAACCGATACAAAACGCTCTGCTACATATTTCCGAAAAAACGAAGGTTCCGGTTCCGGAAATTGTGGGTATTGATGTAACTGAAATGGAGGACTTTTCGGGGTATTTTTGA
- a CDS encoding SDR family oxidoreductase, producing MQKHFVVAGSSSGIGEDLTKKLLSAGHRVTGISRREVSGFPGNYTHIPADLADANTVLPKIDNALDGLVYAPGSINLKPFRSLSLADFQNELNINLLGAIKTIQHFLPNLKLAESSSILLFSTVAVSTGMPYHASIASAKGAVEGLTRSLAAELASKIRVNAIAPSLTQTPLAGKLLSTPEKVEASAKRHPLGRVGNTGDIASAAEFLLGDTSSWITGQIIHIDGGISSVKLM from the coding sequence ATGCAAAAACACTTTGTGGTCGCCGGGTCTTCTTCCGGAATTGGAGAAGATCTTACAAAAAAACTCCTTTCTGCGGGACACAGGGTAACAGGAATAAGCCGCAGGGAAGTGTCCGGTTTTCCCGGAAATTACACACATATTCCGGCTGATCTTGCTGATGCGAATACAGTCCTCCCCAAAATTGATAATGCGCTTGACGGACTTGTTTACGCCCCCGGAAGCATCAATCTGAAACCTTTCAGGTCTCTCTCTTTAGCTGATTTTCAGAATGAACTGAACATCAACCTCCTTGGTGCAATTAAAACAATTCAACATTTTCTGCCAAATCTTAAACTTGCAGAATCATCATCCATCCTGCTCTTCAGCACCGTGGCAGTCTCTACCGGAATGCCTTATCATGCATCCATTGCTTCAGCAAAAGGAGCCGTTGAGGGACTGACACGCTCACTCGCTGCGGAACTCGCTTCCAAAATCAGGGTGAATGCCATTGCCCCGTCCCTCACGCAGACACCCCTCGCCGGAAAGCTTCTATCAACTCCCGAGAAAGTTGAAGCATCCGCTAAACGACATCCCCTTGGCAGAGTGGGAAATACCGGTGACATCGCCTCTGCCGCAGAATTTCTCCTCGGCGACACTTCAAGCTGGATAACGGGACAAATAATCCACATCGATGGTGGAATCTCTTCGGTGAAACTTATGTAA
- a CDS encoding class D beta-lactamase — protein MNKRFFLIFAFALFSIASLPAQPQPEFQKFFDETGFKGSITIYDKKADKWIFSDSLDAKLELLPASSSKIFNSLVFLEEGILKDENEIVKWDGIKRWVDDWNQDLDLRRAFKFSAAWVYCKLAPKVGREKYLDYLDKCNYGNKFIGAHVDSFWLDGSLRISPVQQVNFLRNLDAETLPFSKRTFSIVKNIMIENEDSNHTLRAKTGWGKIPGEEDTGWWVGYLTLKDNVVYFATRLRKGYDDENPAFPSSRKTITAKILKYLGYGEIF, from the coding sequence ATGAATAAGAGATTCTTTTTGATATTTGCTTTTGCTCTTTTTTCCATTGCATCCCTCCCGGCACAGCCACAGCCGGAGTTCCAAAAATTCTTTGACGAGACCGGATTTAAAGGAAGCATAACCATCTACGATAAAAAGGCAGACAAGTGGATTTTCAGCGACTCCCTTGATGCAAAACTTGAATTATTGCCCGCATCTTCATCAAAAATTTTCAATTCCCTTGTGTTTCTTGAAGAGGGCATCCTAAAGGATGAAAATGAAATTGTGAAATGGGATGGAATAAAAAGATGGGTTGACGACTGGAATCAGGATCTCGACCTGCGGAGGGCATTCAAATTTTCAGCCGCATGGGTTTATTGTAAACTCGCTCCAAAAGTTGGCAGGGAAAAATATCTCGACTACCTCGACAAATGCAACTACGGAAACAAATTCATCGGAGCACATGTAGATTCCTTTTGGCTGGATGGTTCCTTAAGAATCTCTCCAGTGCAGCAGGTCAATTTTCTCCGGAACCTTGATGCGGAGACACTTCCTTTTTCAAAAAGAACATTTTCCATTGTCAAAAACATCATGATAGAGAATGAAGATTCTAACCATACTCTTCGTGCTAAAACAGGCTGGGGCAAAATCCCGGGAGAGGAGGATACCGGCTGGTGGGTTGGTTATCTGACACTCAAAGATAATGTTGTCTATTTCGCTACCCGTCTGCGAAAAGGCTACGACGACGAAAACCCCGCATTCCCGTCGAGCAGAAAAACAATCACAGCCAAAATACTGAAGTATTTGGGGTACGGGGAGATATTTTAA
- a CDS encoding glycogen/starch/alpha-glucan phosphorylase has product MKNSLFFTDRESPESFTLSNQFSEHLEFILVKTRQTVTDNDMYYALSLSIRDRLVRNWLRTQHVYNTQDVKKVYYLSLEFLMGRLLGNALINMDYYEECRQILRKDNYVLEDIMELEHDMALGNGGLGRLAACFLDSMATLQLPAFGYGIRYEFGIFKQEIVNGRQQEQPDYWLAYGCPWEIPRRELTFRIKYFGRVVSVRTPEGKMKHNWIDTEEILAAAYDVPVPGYKSDTVNNLRLWAARANEEFSFKEFNDGNYVAAVERKNISENISKVLYPNDSYTGGKFLRLRQQYFFSSASLQDIIRKYRYNHSTFDRFAEKTAIQLNDTHPVIAIPELMRILIDEEGLSWDEAWKITQGTFAYTNHTVVPEALEEWSVSIFEELLPRHLQIVYDINHNFLTDVREKFNVPDEVISKISIIREGPEKRIRMANLAIVSCHSVNGVAALHSNILKQLIFNDFHRIFPDKFKNVTNGITFRRWIRHANPLLSSLISDRISDDWILHNDKIAEIEKFADDHEFLNDWSHIKWFNKQLLAKFIKSEYGISVPTDSIFDVHIKRFHEYKRQLLNVLHVITLYNRIKENPRYEATPRTVIFAGKAAPAYHMAKLIIKLIHAVGDVVNNDPVVGDKLKVLFIANYGVSLAERIIPAADLSEQISTAGLEASGTGNMKFALNGALTIGTMDGANIEIREEVGDENIFIFGLLADEVLALRAQGYNPMDYYDRNPELRRVINMIAGNSFSPAEPGIFQPIIDSLLGSDYYMLLADYEDYVRVQEEVAKAYRDRERWTKMSLLNTARIAKFSSDRSISDYAKNIWNIKPVTVKVD; this is encoded by the coding sequence ATGAAAAATTCTTTGTTTTTTACCGACCGCGAGTCGCCCGAAAGTTTTACCCTTTCAAACCAGTTTTCCGAGCACCTCGAATTTATCCTGGTTAAAACACGCCAGACAGTAACCGACAACGACATGTATTATGCACTGTCGCTTTCGATTCGTGACAGGCTTGTTAGAAACTGGCTTCGCACTCAGCATGTATATAACACGCAGGATGTGAAAAAAGTATATTACCTTTCTCTCGAATTTCTAATGGGAAGGCTCCTCGGAAATGCCCTCATCAACATGGACTACTACGAGGAGTGCCGCCAAATACTCCGCAAAGACAATTATGTTCTCGAAGATATCATGGAACTTGAACACGACATGGCTTTGGGAAATGGTGGCCTTGGAAGACTTGCCGCCTGTTTCCTCGATTCGATGGCGACACTTCAACTTCCGGCATTTGGGTATGGTATCAGGTATGAATTTGGTATTTTCAAGCAGGAAATTGTGAATGGCAGGCAACAGGAGCAGCCCGACTACTGGCTCGCATACGGGTGCCCCTGGGAGATTCCGAGGAGAGAGCTTACTTTCAGGATCAAATACTTCGGCAGGGTGGTTTCAGTCAGAACCCCGGAAGGGAAAATGAAACACAACTGGATAGATACTGAAGAAATACTCGCCGCTGCCTATGATGTACCTGTTCCGGGCTACAAATCAGACACGGTTAATAATCTCAGATTGTGGGCTGCCAGAGCCAACGAAGAGTTCAGTTTCAAAGAATTCAACGATGGAAATTATGTTGCAGCCGTTGAAAGAAAGAACATCTCCGAAAACATCTCCAAAGTTTTGTATCCGAATGACAGCTACACAGGTGGAAAATTCCTCAGACTAAGACAGCAGTACTTCTTCAGTTCCGCGTCACTTCAGGATATTATCAGGAAGTACAGGTATAACCATAGTACTTTTGACAGATTTGCCGAGAAAACAGCGATTCAGTTGAACGACACTCACCCTGTGATAGCGATTCCCGAACTTATGCGAATTCTGATCGATGAAGAAGGTTTGTCATGGGATGAAGCCTGGAAGATCACTCAGGGGACATTCGCCTACACGAACCACACTGTCGTTCCCGAAGCTCTCGAAGAATGGTCTGTCTCGATATTTGAGGAATTGTTGCCACGGCATCTTCAAATTGTTTACGACATCAACCACAATTTCCTCACCGATGTGAGAGAAAAATTCAATGTTCCTGACGAAGTGATAAGCAAAATTTCGATAATCAGGGAAGGACCTGAGAAACGGATCAGGATGGCAAACCTTGCGATAGTTTCCTGTCACTCGGTGAATGGTGTGGCAGCACTTCACTCAAACATCCTGAAACAACTGATTTTCAACGATTTTCACAGGATTTTCCCCGACAAGTTTAAAAATGTAACTAACGGTATCACCTTCAGAAGATGGATCAGGCATGCAAATCCGCTCCTCTCTTCACTGATTTCAGACAGAATAAGTGATGACTGGATACTCCACAACGACAAAATTGCCGAGATCGAGAAATTTGCCGATGATCATGAATTCCTGAACGACTGGAGCCATATCAAGTGGTTCAACAAACAGTTGCTTGCAAAATTTATCAAAAGTGAATACGGAATTTCAGTTCCGACCGATTCAATCTTTGATGTTCATATAAAAAGATTCCACGAGTACAAGAGGCAGTTGCTGAATGTCCTCCATGTAATTACTCTCTACAACCGTATCAAAGAGAATCCGAGGTATGAGGCAACTCCAAGAACTGTGATTTTTGCCGGCAAGGCTGCTCCCGCATACCATATGGCAAAGTTGATAATCAAGCTGATTCATGCTGTGGGTGATGTTGTAAATAACGATCCTGTTGTGGGTGACAAGTTGAAAGTTTTGTTTATTGCAAATTACGGCGTTTCACTCGCTGAACGGATTATTCCTGCTGCCGATCTCTCGGAACAAATTTCAACCGCAGGTCTCGAGGCATCAGGAACGGGTAACATGAAATTCGCATTGAACGGTGCTCTTACAATTGGTACAATGGACGGTGCAAACATTGAGATAAGGGAAGAAGTAGGAGATGAAAACATTTTCATTTTCGGTCTTCTTGCAGACGAAGTGCTGGCACTCAGAGCACAGGGTTACAATCCGATGGATTATTACGACCGAAATCCCGAACTTCGCCGTGTAATCAATATGATAGCCGGAAACAGTTTCTCTCCCGCAGAACCGGGAATATTCCAGCCGATTATCGATTCACTTCTGGGAAGCGACTATTATATGTTGCTCGCCGACTATGAAGACTATGTGAGAGTTCAGGAAGAGGTTGCAAAAGCGTATCGTGACCGCGAAAGATGGACAAAGATGTCCCTCTTGAACACAGCGAGAATTGCAAAATTCTCCAGCGACAGATCGATCTCAGATTACGCCAAAAACATCTGGAATATCAAACCTGTCACCGTAAAGGTGGATTGA
- a CDS encoding DUF2442 domain-containing protein yields the protein MSTLTSVADERIKNVKIDENLITVDLMDGRIISVPLVWYPSLMNATPEQLMNWEIAGGGYGIHWPDLDEDLSTEGFLRGAPSPKKLNKTA from the coding sequence ATGAGTACTTTAACTAGTGTCGCTGACGAGCGAATTAAAAATGTAAAGATCGATGAGAATCTGATCACTGTGGATCTTATGGATGGACGGATAATCTCCGTACCCTTGGTCTGGTATCCATCGCTGATGAACGCTACGCCTGAGCAATTGATGAACTGGGAAATTGCCGGTGGAGGATATGGAATCCATTGGCCCGATCTTGACGAAGATCTGAGCACGGAAGGATTTCTACGGGGTGCACCATCACCAAAGAAATTAAATAAAACCGCTTAA
- the rfbC gene encoding dTDP-4-dehydrorhamnose 3,5-epimerase: MNAIESHLDGILLLKPVVFEDHRGFFFECFHKEKLAEAGISMEFVQDNLSKSSKGTIRGLHFQQPPFQQGKLCQVISGTVLDVVVDIRRGSQTFGKHYSTLLSEENHHQIWIPPGFAHGFSVLSDIAIFHYKCTGFYNKDSERTLLYNDPQLGIDWKVETGIVSPKDVQGVPLGQLDTQFVYNTRL; encoded by the coding sequence TTGAACGCTATAGAAAGCCACCTTGATGGCATACTTTTATTAAAACCGGTGGTTTTTGAAGATCACAGAGGTTTTTTCTTTGAGTGTTTCCACAAAGAAAAACTGGCGGAAGCCGGAATTTCGATGGAATTTGTTCAGGATAACCTTTCAAAATCTTCAAAAGGAACCATACGCGGTCTGCATTTTCAGCAACCGCCGTTTCAACAGGGAAAATTGTGCCAGGTAATTTCCGGTACAGTTCTCGATGTGGTGGTGGATATCAGGAGAGGATCACAGACTTTTGGAAAGCATTACTCGACACTCCTCTCGGAAGAAAATCATCATCAGATCTGGATTCCGCCTGGTTTTGCCCATGGATTTTCTGTACTCTCTGACATAGCAATTTTTCACTACAAGTGTACAGGATTTTATAATAAAGACTCGGAGCGAACCCTTCTCTACAATGATCCACAACTTGGGATCGATTGGAAGGTGGAGACCGGGATAGTTTCTCCGAAGGATGTCCAGGGCGTCCCCCTCGGGCAGCTTGATACTCAATTTGTTTACAACACCAGACTATAA
- a CDS encoding DUF4160 domain-containing protein, translating to MPTVHKENGFRFYFYSHESFEPPHIHVDKGGCTAKIWLMELSMAKNIGFNARELREIMEIVRNNHKMMTERWYEYFN from the coding sequence ATGCCAACAGTACACAAGGAGAATGGCTTCAGGTTTTATTTTTACAGCCATGAAAGTTTTGAACCTCCACATATTCATGTTGATAAAGGTGGTTGTACAGCTAAGATCTGGTTAATGGAACTATCCATGGCAAAGAATATCGGCTTCAATGCCAGGGAATTAAGAGAAATAATGGAGATTGTCAGAAATAACCACAAAATGATGACGGAACGATGGTATGAGTACTTTAACTAG